A window from Malania oleifera isolate guangnan ecotype guangnan chromosome 7, ASM2987363v1, whole genome shotgun sequence encodes these proteins:
- the LOC131159317 gene encoding uncharacterized protein LOC131159317 isoform X2 has product MLLAAPAFFSVASSSSSSSSCSLCAPFHYGLLRSFKRLNSKPRSSCLCRASLITDADSFQVGRLIGSYGFMNVTSYTGFQSAEDTEYLSDNMGRLRVQDVGEGSVKIRLYEGRITQGPFRGTPVIFKRAGGAEADMMAANELNAHAFLQSSSKDPCQNLLVLLGGFETKTGEQWLAFRDGGKYSAADYAKVMSEKLSRARPGGEQQFWNPFEHEQTIKYRRYFVIKLLQGALSGLAYMHDHDRLHQSLGPSSVVLNTMVERDATYLVPRLRDLAFSVDIRYSSLEEIPGTLSDGLWRRASAAGAFSPMEKRAFGISDDIYEAGLLLAYLAFVPFCEAGIMDGLSLQRLLESTFKLDLEAAREYCLADDRLSEAVKFLDLGDGAGWELLQAMLNPDHRKRPIAEAVLNHRFITGTIL; this is encoded by the exons ATGCTCCTCGCAGCGCCTGCATTTTTCTCcgttgcttcttcttcttcttcttcctcttcatgtTCTCTATGCGCTCCATTTCACTACGGGCTCCTTCGCAGCTTCAAGCGCCTGAACTCCAAGCCTCGATCTTCTTGCCTCTGCAGAGCGAGTCTCATCACCGATGCGGATTCTTTCCAGGTCGGCCGACTCATCGGAAGCTACGGATTCATGAACGTCACAAG CTATACGGGGTTCCAATCAGCAGAAGATACAGAATATTTGTCAGATAATATGGGGAGATTGAGAGTTCAAGATGTGGGGGAAGGCAGTGTAAAGATCAG GCTTTATGAAGGAAGAATAACTCAGGGTCCATTTAGAGGGACTCCAGTTATCTTTAAG CGAGCAGGTGGTGCTGAGGCTGATATGATGGCTGCAAATGAGCTGAATGCGCATGCTTTCCTTCAA AGCAGTTCAAAAGATCCTTGTCAGAATCTCCTGGTACTCCTTGGTGGTTTTGAGACAAAAACTGGAGAGCAG TGGCTTGCTTTTCGCGATGGTGGGAAATATAGTGCTGCTGACTATGCAAAGGTCATGAGTGAAAAGCTGTCAAGAGCGCGTCCCGGGGGAGAACAGCAGTTTTGGAATCCTTTTGAACATGAGCAAACAATAAAGTATAGAAGATATTTTGTTATTAAGTTGCTTCAAGGTGCTTTGAGTGGTCTAGCCTACATGCATGACCATGACAGGTTGCACCAGAGTCTTGGACCATCTTCAGTCGTTCTCAA CACTATGGTTGAGAGAGATGCCACGTACTTGGTTCCACGGCTCCGTGACCTTGCCTTTTCAGTTGATATAAG GTACTCAAGCCTGGAAGAAATTCCTGGAACATTATCAGATGGACTTTGGAGACGAGCATCTGCTGCTGGTGCCTTCAGTCCCATGGAGAAAAGAGCCTTTGGAATATCTGATGACAT TTATGAAGCAGGTCTCCTCCTTGCATACTTGGCTTTTGTCCCATTCTGTGAAGCCGGCATCATGGATGGCCTTTCTTTACAA AGGCTTCTTGAAAGCACTTTTAAACTTGATCTTGAAGCTGCAAGAGA GTATTGTTTGGCAGATGATCGCTTGTCTGAAGCTGTGAAGTTTCTGGATCTTGGTGATGGTGCTGGCTGGGAGTTACTGCAG
- the LOC131159317 gene encoding uncharacterized protein LOC131159317 isoform X1 produces MLLAAPAFFSVASSSSSSSSCSLCAPFHYGLLRSFKRLNSKPRSSCLCRASLITDADSFQVGRLIGSYGFMNVTSYTGFQSAEDTEYLSDNMGRLRVQDVGEGSVKIRLYEGRITQGPFRGTPVIFKVYPGQRAGGAEADMMAANELNAHAFLQSSSKDPCQNLLVLLGGFETKTGEQWLAFRDGGKYSAADYAKVMSEKLSRARPGGEQQFWNPFEHEQTIKYRRYFVIKLLQGALSGLAYMHDHDRLHQSLGPSSVVLNTMVERDATYLVPRLRDLAFSVDIRYSSLEEIPGTLSDGLWRRASAAGAFSPMEKRAFGISDDIYEAGLLLAYLAFVPFCEAGIMDGLSLQRLLESTFKLDLEAAREYCLADDRLSEAVKFLDLGDGAGWELLQAMLNPDHRKRPIAEAVLNHRFITGTIL; encoded by the exons ATGCTCCTCGCAGCGCCTGCATTTTTCTCcgttgcttcttcttcttcttcttcctcttcatgtTCTCTATGCGCTCCATTTCACTACGGGCTCCTTCGCAGCTTCAAGCGCCTGAACTCCAAGCCTCGATCTTCTTGCCTCTGCAGAGCGAGTCTCATCACCGATGCGGATTCTTTCCAGGTCGGCCGACTCATCGGAAGCTACGGATTCATGAACGTCACAAG CTATACGGGGTTCCAATCAGCAGAAGATACAGAATATTTGTCAGATAATATGGGGAGATTGAGAGTTCAAGATGTGGGGGAAGGCAGTGTAAAGATCAG GCTTTATGAAGGAAGAATAACTCAGGGTCCATTTAGAGGGACTCCAGTTATCTTTAAG GTGTATCCTGGACAGCGAGCAGGTGGTGCTGAGGCTGATATGATGGCTGCAAATGAGCTGAATGCGCATGCTTTCCTTCAA AGCAGTTCAAAAGATCCTTGTCAGAATCTCCTGGTACTCCTTGGTGGTTTTGAGACAAAAACTGGAGAGCAG TGGCTTGCTTTTCGCGATGGTGGGAAATATAGTGCTGCTGACTATGCAAAGGTCATGAGTGAAAAGCTGTCAAGAGCGCGTCCCGGGGGAGAACAGCAGTTTTGGAATCCTTTTGAACATGAGCAAACAATAAAGTATAGAAGATATTTTGTTATTAAGTTGCTTCAAGGTGCTTTGAGTGGTCTAGCCTACATGCATGACCATGACAGGTTGCACCAGAGTCTTGGACCATCTTCAGTCGTTCTCAA CACTATGGTTGAGAGAGATGCCACGTACTTGGTTCCACGGCTCCGTGACCTTGCCTTTTCAGTTGATATAAG GTACTCAAGCCTGGAAGAAATTCCTGGAACATTATCAGATGGACTTTGGAGACGAGCATCTGCTGCTGGTGCCTTCAGTCCCATGGAGAAAAGAGCCTTTGGAATATCTGATGACAT TTATGAAGCAGGTCTCCTCCTTGCATACTTGGCTTTTGTCCCATTCTGTGAAGCCGGCATCATGGATGGCCTTTCTTTACAA AGGCTTCTTGAAAGCACTTTTAAACTTGATCTTGAAGCTGCAAGAGA GTATTGTTTGGCAGATGATCGCTTGTCTGAAGCTGTGAAGTTTCTGGATCTTGGTGATGGTGCTGGCTGGGAGTTACTGCAG